The genomic DNA GCCGACCTTAACGGCTCGCGGAAATATCGGCATTTCGCGGCATATCCGGGGCTCCGGCCCCGAGCACGATGCGCATGTGACCGAGATCCTGCAGTTGCTCATGATTGAAGACAAGCTGGGCCGCCGCCCCGCCGAATTGTCGGGCGGCGAGCAGCAGCGCGTTGCGATTGCCCGGGCGCTGGCGTCGAAACCATCGATTTTACTGGCCGATGAGCCGACCGGCAGCCTCGATACCAAGAACTCCGAGATCGTTCTGAACATGTTCCGGGAGCTGAACCGGAGGTTCAGGCAGACCATCATTCTCGTTACTCATAATCCCGAACTTGTAACCTACACGGATCGTCTGATCGAAATGCGCGACGGCGTCATCGTCAGCGACAACGATCCGCTCCCTTTTGACACCAACAGCGAACTGGCAGGGCCGGCTCGCCGTGTATGAAACGATTTCTACTTTGGTCGTTTGAACGAGGATCTATCCAGTACGACGTGATCTGCGTCGTGATCCTCGCCTTCATTTTTATTACGCCTCAAACCTTCTTCGACGACCGCCCCGACTGGATGCGGATCCGTGCCCAGGTCATACGCCAGGCCCGAGATGACGATGGAAACCCGGTCTGGGTTGTTCCCAAAGTTAAAACAGAGCAGGCCGCCGTCGACCGGCTGAAACTGTCGTTGGGCCAGGCTGTGACGGTATCCCGCGCCCAGCCCGTCTATGATCCCTATGGAATGCTCGTCCAGTACGCCATCTGGGTAGCGAGGTGAATTCAATGCGACCAAAAGTCCTCAGCCTCCTGTGCATTTTGTGGCTGCTACCTGTTCTCAACGCGGAGACCACTCTGGATCAGGTCTTCGCAAAAATGGACGACACGGCCAAGAGCTTCCACTCGATTGAATGCAGCCTGGAGCAAACTAAGATCACAGTCCTTGTCGATGACAAAGACGTCAAATCCGGAAAGCTCTACTACTCCCGAGCCGGTAAAGAGCCACGACTTAAGGTCGAGATCTCCAAACCTGGCGAGCAGAAGCTGCTGATCGATAAAGGCAAGTTTCAGTTGTATACGCCGTCGATCAAACAGCTCCAGGAGGGGTCTCTTGGTAGCCACGCCAGTGCTGTCGACCAACTGATGGCGGTTGGATTCGGCCAGTCGAGTTCGGATTTGAAGAAGAATTTCAAGGTCACTATGGCCGGTGAAGAAGTGATCGATGGCAAGAAAACGGCGATCCTGGATTTAGCGCCAAACGCTCCAATGGCCGTTGTCAAAACCCTGCGTATGTGGATCGATGAACAAAAGGGAATCGCGCTCCAGGTCAAGGTGACCGAAAGCGGCGGCGACTACACGATCTACAAGTACACCAACATCAAAGTAAACAGCACACTGCCCGACGATGCATTCGAACTCAAAATGCCGAAGGACGTCCACGTCAACAAGCTGTGACGGATTGCCGAGGTTCTTAAGAGATCCCTGGTGGTCCTCTTGGCATTGTCCGCGGCTTCGCGATATTTTAGTCGCGATTTGAGAGACTAAATGCCTGCCTCCAGAAAGCCCAAACTCTTCATTTATAAAAGCGGTTCTGCGGTCCCGAATTTGCTGTGCCTACGGCGTGACGGTGGGTTTCGGCGAGAGTATGATGAAAGCATGTCTACTGACGTCATCACGAAAAAGCTTTTTACTGTAGACGAGTTCCAGCGCATGCAAGAAGCGGGAATTCTGGAAGAAGACCGTCGTTACGAGCTCATCCGAGGAGAAATCCTGGAATTACCTCGTCCCGGTCCGCCGCATGCCGGCCGCGTGAAACGTCTGAACCGGCTCTTCACGAGCAAGCTTGGGGAGGCCGCGATCGTCAGTGTTCAGGATCCGGTGGTCCTGGAGCGGTATTCGGCGCCAATTCCCGATCTCGCATTGTTGCGGCCTAAAAGGGATTTTTATGCGGAACGGCATCCACGACCTGAAGACATATTGCTGGTCGTGGAGGTTGCCGACTCCTCACTGAAATGGGATAGTACCGTGAAAGCGGAGCTCTACGCCGAAACCGGAATCTCCGAATACTGGCTGCTCGACATTCACGGCGATGCGCTCATTGTTCATTCAGGTCTCAAGAACGGCATTTACGAAAGCGTCATCGCACGGCATCGTGGTGAGGCGATCTCTGCACAACTACTGCCCGCATTCTTGTTCACCATTGATGAAATCCTCGGAGACTGATCAATATATTTGCGAAGCCCCTGTCGAAGTGCTAATCATCACGTTTGGCTGCGTGGTTCAGAGAGTCGATGTCCTTTTCGTGGCCGGCAAACAGCTTTGGAGGCTAACAATTTATCAACCAGTTAGGTTCTTAGCCGGGGAGGATCGCCACCGATACCGTGAACTGCCACAGTTTAAGGTTCCTGCACGTCAGTTCAGGGTCGGCCGGGGATCGAGGGAAATGCCGAGCTCGGGCGGGCGGAAACACGACCTTATATATATGTGTATCCCAGCGTCTGGCGATTGAACGCGATCTCCTGGAATCCGGCGCGTCCGCTTA from Terriglobia bacterium includes the following:
- a CDS encoding Uma2 family endonuclease — protein: MSTDVITKKLFTVDEFQRMQEAGILEEDRRYELIRGEILELPRPGPPHAGRVKRLNRLFTSKLGEAAIVSVQDPVVLERYSAPIPDLALLRPKRDFYAERHPRPEDILLVVEVADSSLKWDSTVKAELYAETGISEYWLLDIHGDALIVHSGLKNGIYESVIARHRGEAISAQLLPAFLFTIDEILGD
- a CDS encoding ABC transporter ATP-binding protein yields the protein MKTLLETIELRKTYKVGKVDVEALRGVSLRVREGELTAIMGPSGCGKSSLMHVLGAMTKPTAGKVLIEGKDIAGMTDNDLTRIRREKIGFVFQKFNLLPTLTARGNIGISRHIRGSGPEHDAHVTEILQLLMIEDKLGRRPAELSGGEQQRVAIARALASKPSILLADEPTGSLDTKNSEIVLNMFRELNRRFRQTIILVTHNPELVTYTDRLIEMRDGVIVSDNDPLPFDTNSELAGPARRV
- a CDS encoding outer membrane lipoprotein carrier protein LolA; translated protein: MRPKVLSLLCILWLLPVLNAETTLDQVFAKMDDTAKSFHSIECSLEQTKITVLVDDKDVKSGKLYYSRAGKEPRLKVEISKPGEQKLLIDKGKFQLYTPSIKQLQEGSLGSHASAVDQLMAVGFGQSSSDLKKNFKVTMAGEEVIDGKKTAILDLAPNAPMAVVKTLRMWIDEQKGIALQVKVTESGGDYTIYKYTNIKVNSTLPDDAFELKMPKDVHVNKL